One Halalkalicoccus subterraneus genomic window, AGCTCGTTGTCCTCGGCCATCTCGCGCTCGCCTTGGAACACCCGGACCTGCACGGAGGTCTGGTTGTCAGCGGCGGTGGTGAAGACCTTCGATTCCTCGGTCGGGATCGTCGTGTTCTTCTCGATGAGTCGCTCGAAGAGGCCGCCCTTGACCTCGATACCGAGACTGAGCGGCGTCACGTCGAGCAGCACGATGTCGTCGACCTCCCCACCCAGGACGCCGCCCTGAATCGCAGCACCCAGCGCGACGGCCTCATCGGGGTTGACGTTCTTCTTGGGTTCCTGGTCGACGACCTCCTCGACCTTCTCTTGAACCTGGGGCATTCGGGTCGACCCCCCCACCAGAATGACCTCGTCGATCTCGCTTTCGTCATAGCCCGCATCGCTGAGCGCCTGCTCGGTCGGGCCGACGGTCCGCTCGATCAGGTCCGCAGTCAGCGACTCGAACGTCGCGCGCGTGAGCGAGGTCTCGAGGTGGACGGGGCCCGAATCGGTCGCCGTGATGAAGGGCAGGTTGATGTCGGTTTCCTTCCGGCTACTCAGCTCGATTTTGGCCTCCTCTGCGGTGTCCTTCAGGCGCTGGAGGGCCTGGCGGTCCTCCCGGAGGTCGATGCCGTGGTCGTTCTGGAACTCCTCGGCGAGGTGATCGATGACCGCCTGGTCCCAGTCGTCGCCACCGAGGTCGTTGTCCCCGTTGGTCGCGACGACCTCGTAGACGCCGCCACCGAGGTCGAGCACCGAGACGTCGAAGGTGCCCCCGCCGAGGTCGTAGACCATCACGGTCTGGTCGGACTCGTCGTCGAGCCCGTAGGCCATCGAGGCGGCGGTCGGCTCGTTGACGATGCGCTCGACCTCGAAGCCGGCGATCTCGCCGGCGTCCTTCGTCGCCTGGCGCTGCTTGTCGTTGAAGTACGCCGGGACGGTGATGACGGCCTTCTCGACGTCGTCGCCGAGGTATTCCTCGGCGTCGCGTTTGATCTTCTGGAGGATCATCGCCGAGAGCTGCTCGGGGGTGTACTCTTCCCCTTCGACCGCGACGGTGTAGCCGTCCT contains:
- the dnaK gene encoding molecular chaperone DnaK, yielding MASNKILGIDLGTTNSAFAVMEGGDPEIIVNGEGDRTTPSVVAFTDDGERLVGKPAKNQAIQNPDRTIASIKRHMGEDGYTVAVEGEEYTPEQLSAMILQKIKRDAEEYLGDDVEKAVITVPAYFNDKQRQATKDAGEIAGFEVERIVNEPTAASMAYGLDDESDQTVMVYDLGGGTFDVSVLDLGGGVYEVVATNGDNDLGGDDWDQAVIDHLAEEFQNDHGIDLREDRQALQRLKDTAEEAKIELSSRKETDINLPFITATDSGPVHLETSLTRATFESLTADLIERTVGPTEQALSDAGYDESEIDEVILVGGSTRMPQVQEKVEEVVDQEPKKNVNPDEAVALGAAIQGGVLGGEVDDIVLLDVTPLSLGIEVKGGLFERLIEKNTTIPTEESKVFTTAADNQTSVQVRVFQGEREMAEDNELLGEFMLSGIPPAPAGTPQIEVSFNIDENGIVNVEAEDQGSGN